The Sesamum indicum cultivar Zhongzhi No. 13 linkage group LG1, S_indicum_v1.0, whole genome shotgun sequence genome includes a window with the following:
- the LOC105170951 gene encoding titin homolog, which yields MANNLVFSDEEMAVDECLGYPKAYAKLCRDRSIGPFSHGPPFTFTPYALPQSEDSRAKELDDMFPVTDPKAKPTTKPKIFLSLLWKQLNHLGYAGFDPEIIRVDPYGNVLYYHADAASPLAWEIDHWFPCSRGGLTVPCNLRILQWQVCKRKHNKLEFLIPWWDFQVGISINQFLSIFASSNSDFRRRAFSWLFSEGECEELNASQTVDSHTFPQHFLESKGKLGLAPAAVVLSRREPFDAPFKSVDVNRRPRSSTPIVAVKKMKQLPKENEDPLIVSNPYQAIVMARDSLKQREETAKMQAEIQKLDNEVGELQQKTEEEKLSIQELELVLIKKRRRAEKCRRLAESQSSYRAMLEKMIRDAMHQSVVYKEQVRLNQAAASALLARLEAQKAICDSAERELHRKYKQRDELEKQIRPEWEQARKRTRMDDALNEEKDDKIALYLPENEQTKQPEEEMNDASLAENAKQKILYLPEAESTAPLHKELRKFLEEDQSASPASLLQNEELGQEGTKGHREMTNNVSLLKSAAVAGENRYVIEERLEKLEMQDGGKIYNIQFPFNHEPDKEEDEESRRQRGKGNVEKWLQFLLQGTAEDADLNTQSTDEKETTKSDELIKKLNLVYPLTEIKVSRAQESQCTETEKEVEKLDDQAVILDKNDEKKTGGAVETAARNSVSDGGKENGKKHSVVNMASNTPFKNPPYRIVPEKIKVKESVSISKGAGRMSSPDVNAARREKIGKERELLRSESARAFRRIPSSPSLILEGMKKRVDCIGKKPLVLDDNDGDDGHAARNSFLKSSIKTIKRAVRI from the exons ATGGCGAATAATCTGGTGTTCAGCGATGAAGAGATGGCGGTCGACGAGTGCCTCGGTTACCCGAAAGCCTACGCCAAGCTCTGTCGTGATCGGAGTATTGGGCCCTTCAGCCACGGCCCGCCTTTCACTTTCACTCCTTATGCTCTTCCTCAATCAGAG GATTCAAGAGCAAAGGAACTGGATGACATGTTTCCTGTTACTGACCCCAAAGCAAAGCCTACAACCAAGCCCAAGATCTTCTTGAGTCTCTTATGGAAACAGCTCAATCATCTTGG GTATGCCGGCTTTGATCCAGAAATAATTCGTGTGGATCCTTACGGCAATGTGCTATACTATCATGCCGATGCTGCTTCCCCTCTTGCTTGGGAGATTGATCATTGGTTTCCTTGCTCAA GAGGAGGATTGACGGTTCCATGCAACCTCAGAATATTGCAATGGCAAGTCTGCAAAAGGAAGCATAACAAGCTAGAGTTTCTCATACCTTGGTGGGATTTTCAAGTGGGCATTTCCATTAACCAGTTTTTGTCCATCTTTGCTTCATCCAACTCGGATTTCAG gCGGAGAGCATTTTCATGGTTGTTTTCGGAAGGTGAATGTGAAGAACTGAATGCTTCACAGACAGTTGATTCCCACACTTTCCCACAACATTTCTTAGAATCGAAAGGGAAACTAGGCTTGGCTCCAGCTGCTGTTGTTCTTTCTCGAAGAGAACCTTTTGATGCTCCATTTAAATCAGTGGATGTTAACCGAAGGCCTAGATCAAGCACTCCGATAGTAG CtgtgaagaaaatgaaacagctcccgaaagaaaatgaagatcCGTTAATAGTGTCCAATCCGTATCAAGCAATTGTCATGGCCAGAGATTCTTTAAAACAGAGAGAAGAAACAGCAAAGATGCAGGCAGAAATACAGAAATTAGATAATGAAGTCGGTGAATTGCAGCAGAAGACCGAGGAGGAGAAACTTTCGATCCAAGAACTGGAGTTGGTGCTGATAAAGAAGAGAAGACGAGCTGAAAAGTGTCGACGACTGGCAGAGTCACAGTCTTCCTACAGGGCAATGTTGGAAAAGATGATTAGAGATGCCATGCACCA GAGTGTTGTCTACAAGGAACAAGTGAGGTTGAATCAAGCAGCGGCAAGTGCTCTTTTGGCCAGACTTGAAGCCCAGAAAGCAATTTGTGATTCTGCTGAGAGGGAACTCCATAGGAAGTACAAACAAAGAGATGAGCTAGAGAAACAGATTAGACCTGAATGGGAGCAAGCAAGGAAAAGGACAAGAATGGAtgatgcccttaatgaagagAAAGATGATAAGATTGCTCTGTATTTGCCAGAAAACGAGCAAACGAAGCAACCAGAGGAGGAAATGAATGATGCTTCACTTGCAGAAAATGCCAAGCAGAAGATTCTGTATTTGCCAGAAGCTGAGTCCACTGCCCCTTTGCACAAGGAATTGAGAAAGTTCTTGGAGGAAGATCAGAGTGCTTCACCTGCAAGTTTACTGCAAAATGAGGAACTAGGGCAGGAAGGGACCAAAGGACATAGAGAGATGACAAACAATGTTAGCTTATTGAAGTCTGCTGCAGTTGCAGGAGAGAATAGGTATGTAATTGAAGAAAGACTTGAAAAGTTGGAGATGCAAGATGGAGggaaaatatacaatattcaGTTCCCATTTAATCATGAACCAGACAAAGAGGAGGACGAAGAGAGCAGAAGACAACGTGGGAAAGGAAATGTTGAGAAATGGCTGCAATTTCTTCTCCAAGGTACAGCAGAGGATGCTGACTTGAATACTCAAAGCACTGATGAAAAGGAAACCACAAAGAGCGATGAATTAATCAAGAAGCTGAATCTGGTATATCCACTGACAGAGATCAAAGTTTCAAGAGCTCAGGAATCACAATGTACTGAGACTGAAAAGGAGGTTGAAAAGTTAGATGATCAGGCTGTGATACTGGACAAAAATGACGAGAAAAAAACAGGCGGTGCTGTTGAAACGGCAGCCAGGAATTCAGTCTCAGATGGAGGAAAAGAGAATGGGAAGAAGCATTCAGTAGTTAATATGGCAAGTAACACTCCATTTAAGAACCCTCCTTACAGAATTGTGCCAGAGAAGATTAAAGTAAAGGAATCAGTTTCCATAAGCAAAGGAGCAGGAAGAATGAGTAGCCCTGATGTGAATGCTgcaagaagagagaaaatcGGCAAGGAGAGGGAACTTTTGAGGTCAGAGAGTGCCAGAGCATTTAGGCGAATCCCATCTTCTCCCTCTCTTATCTTGGAAGGCATGAAAAAGAGGGTGGACTGCATAGGAAAGAAACCGTTGGTACTTGATGACAATGATGGTGATGACGGCCATGCAGCCAGAAACAGCTTCCTTAAATCATCGATCAAAACAATAAAGAGAGCTGTGAGGAT
- the LOC105170946 gene encoding zinc finger protein ZAT4 produces the protein MEKRHRCKLCFRNFANGRALGGHMRSHMMKFYAAKMEEEQQPFDDFQSLRSYSSTSSSEEEEEEEVEEEEEEEEEESGELKKALLSYELRENPRKSTLLVDHEFSSVVLQDRESETESSKKDTVCRRSKRVRKSRNSGFDGFSMNSAFFPVKKSKFEIERKSKNNHHEYSSLVEPEPLSSISDTTPEEHVAHCLIMLSRDKWRREEKEYQDEEEEGKFENDYSEDSGVQVKVIKTKVRGKYRCEACNKLFRSYQALGGHRASHKKIKPNTAVDAPPQVVEKIGGSKAVVEEKIHECPFCHRIFSSGQALGGHKRSHFLGAGAISASVSTIRPVKQDSRTGETLKIDLNLPAPTDDDDTSQIAVSAVSDAEFVQPINQS, from the coding sequence atggaGAAGAGACACAGATGCAAGCTCTGTTTCAGAAACTTTGCTAATGGGAGAGCTTTAGGTGGGCACATGAGATCTCACATGATGAAGTTCTATGCAGCAAAAATGGAGGAAGAGCAGCAGCCTTTTGATGATTTTCAATCACTTCGTTCGTATTCTTCAACATCATCGtcggaggaagaggaagaggaagaggtggaggaggaggaggaggaggaagaggaagagagtGGGGAATTGAAGAAAGCGCTGTTGAGTTATGAGTTGAGGGAGAATCCCAGAAAGAGTACGCTTTTGGTGGATCACGAGTTTTCTTCTGTGGTGCTTCAGGACAGGGAGAGTGAAACAGAGTCGTCGAAGAAGGACACGGTTTGCAGGAGATCCAAACGGGTTaggaaatcaagaaattcGGGTTTTGACGGGTTTAGCATGAATAGTGCGTTTTTCCCGGTGAAGAAATCAAAGTTTGAGATagaaaggaagagcaagaacAATCATCATGAGTACTCATCATTGGTGGAGCCTGAACCATTGAGTTCGATTTCCGACACCACTCCTGAAGAACATGTTGCTCACTGCCTTATAATGCTGTCCAGGGACAAGTGGAgaagggaagaaaaagaataccaagacgaggaggaagaaggcaaatttgaaaatgattaCTCTGAAGATTCAGGCGTGCAGGTGAAGGTGATAAAGACTAAAGTTAGAGGGAAGTATAGATGTGAGGCATGTAATAAGTTGTTCAGGTCTTATCAGGCTCTTGGTGGGCACAGGGCAAGCCACAAGAAGATCAAGCCCAACACCGCCGTGGATGCACCGCCGCAAGTGGTGGAGAAAATTGGTGGTTCGAAGGCGGTGGTGGAGGAGAAGATACACGAGTGCCCTTTTTGTCACAGGATTTTCTCATCAGGACAGGCTCTTGGGGGTCACAAGAGATCACATTTTCTCGGCGCAGGAGCAATTTCAGCAAGTGTTAGCACCATTAGACCAGTTAAACAAGATTCAAGAACCGGTGAAACTCTTAAGATAGATCTGAATCTCCCCGCTCCgactgatgatgatgataccAGCCAAATTGCGGTTTCCGCGGTATCTGATGCAGAATTCGtccaacccatcaaccaatcATGA
- the LOC105170939 gene encoding uncharacterized protein LOC105170939: protein MACIEDQQPNFKHYCRVCKKGFMCGRALGGHMRAHGIGDENGNLEDDDPASDWEDKLGERTSNKRMYQLRTNPNRLKSCRTCENCGKEFVSWKSFLEHGKCSSDDASESLVSSPDQSDGEDDGGGRRGGGWSKRKRSLRSKVGCLSSHYPPSEEDDLLLARCLVQLANTRVDPPVAVEPEESCASASREEERRHPTTFLGQTTNRAAFDQKAKGVSSPRGLFECKACKKVFNSHQALGGHRASHKKVKGCYAAKQDQVDENSNLAAEDDVITNNEEFLPSKSASSLQFEQGPAALVGAARRKSKVHECSICHRVFTSGQALGGHKRCHWITSNAPDTSSSLPKFHLQDTNNMEPATNNHQQQQQQQQHKPNTDASDKLDLNVPAWAHMSGVRRDPRNPLSFEVSTDMHLQPWIGRDNRDNNSGPHCHSQQFQLKNENENNNINKSSGKKNNSNNVVSTKKASDSNNYVEDEADSKLKLAKLSDLNDLKEMDTSGTASSQWLQVGIGSTTETAGDA from the coding sequence ATGGCTTGCATTGAGGACCAACAGCCTAATTTCAAGCACTATTGTAGAGTATGCAAGAAGGGTTTTATGTGCGGCCGAGCGCTTGGCGGCCACATGAGGGCTCACGGCATTGGGGACGAAAATGGGAACCTCGAGGACGACGATCCCGCTAGTGATTGGGAGGATAAGCTTGGGGAGAGGACTAGTAACAAGAGAATGTACCAATTGAGGACAAATCCTAATCGGCTAAAGAGTTGTAGGACTTGTGAGAATTGTGGCAAGGAGTTTGTGTCTTGGAAATCATTTCTCGAGCATGGCAAGTGCAGTTCGGATGACGCCTCTGAGTCCCTCGTCTCCTCACCTGACCAGTCCGATGGTGAGGACGATGGTGGTGGACGACGTGGAGGGGGGTGGTCGAAAAGGAAACGGTCGTTGCGATCAAAAGTGGGGTGTCTTAGTTCGCACTATCCACCAAGTGAGGAAGATGATCTCCTTCTTGCTAGATGCCTGGTGCAATTAGCTAACACGAGGGTGGATCCACCAGTGGCCGTTGAGCCGGAGGAGTCCTGCGCCTCTGCCAGCCGAGAGGAGGAACGGCGGCACCCTACGACATTTCTCGGGCAAACAACAAATAGGGCAGCCTTTGATCAGAAGGCAAAGGGAGTTTCCAGCCCGAGAGGGTTGTTTGAGTGCAAAGCATGCAAGAAAGTGTTTAATTCCCACCAAGCATTGGGGGGGCACAGAGCAAGTCACAAGAAGGTCAAAGGTTGCTACGCAGCCAAACAAGATCAAGTAGATGAGAACAGTAACTTAGCAGCCGAGGATGATGTGATCACAAACAATGAAGAATTCTTGCCATCAAAATCAGCCTCATCTCTACAATTTGAACAGGGGCCTGCAGCATTGGTGGGAGCTGCAAGGAGGAAATCCAAGGTCCATGAATGCTCCATTTGCCACCGGGTCTTCACTTCGGGTCAAGCCCTTGGTGGGCACAAGAGATGCCATTGGATCACCTCCAATGCACCAGACACATCATCATCTTTACCCAAGTTCCACTTGCAAGACACCAACAACATGGAACCCGCAACCAATAATCATCAACAACAGCAACAGCAACAGCAACATAAACCCAACACCGATGCATCCGATAAGCTGGACCTCAACGTTCCGGCTTGGGCCCACATGTCGGGAGTGAGGCGGGACCCACGCAACCCCTTGAGCTTCGAGGTATCCACGGACATGCATCTACAACCGTGGATCGGAAGGGACAACCGAGACAACAACAGCGGCCCGCATTGCCACTCCCAACAGTTCCAACTAAAAAACGAAAACGAAAACAACAACATTAACAAAAGTAGTGGGAAGAAGAACAATAGCAACAACGTCGTGAGTACTAAGAAGGCGAGCGACAGCAATAACTACGTGGAGGACGAAGCAGACAGTAAATTGAAGTTAGCGAAATTGAGTGACTTGAATGACCTGAAGGAGATGGACACAAGTGGTACTGCTTCCTCTCAGTGGTTACAAGTAGGAATTGGGTCTACAACTGAAACTGCTGGTGATGCATAA